The region CGCCATCCTCCTCAACGACAGGCAAATTGCATTCCCAGGCATTGCATCAGGGTTATTAATAAGAGAGTGACGGTAGACGAAATAAGCAAAGAGGAAGGTGGGATAAATGATGTCCGCCACAGCGAGGTTAAGAAGGAGATAGTTGAAAGGAGTCCTATGAGATAAAATAAGAATGTAACTGATTCCATCAATAACTCTAAAAATATTGAATCAGTAAATTTAATTGAAAGCATCGCCACCCTCATATATCTTGATGTTACGTTCCCCGCAACGGTTTTTGGGATTCCGGTTATTATGTGTTCCGTACGCCCCACCGTGTTGATTCCATAAAAGTTCAATAAAAGTTCAATTAACTCCAAAAACacagaaaattaatataattGCAGAATTGTCCCAAGAATTTTGTCCACCATTGTTGATATTTAAAATCACTGACTTCGACCCTTAAACTCCACACCCTCCCTACCCACTTTGCCGCACCCCTCGACAATTTCACTGTTTGTCTTGCCCCTGTGTACCCTTGGATAGAGAACTGGACCAAGAGATTTCAATGGTGTTAATGTTAAGTGTGTACCTCATATCACGATTTTTGATTATGACGAAACATACGAGTGAGTTTCCAGCGATGCTTGTAATGGCTATTACAGAGTTGACTGTTGCAAGGGTAATATCAATCGAATCAAACATATTACTGGGATTTTTGACCTCCTCTGCAGTTTTATAGTCACctagaaaggaaaaagacatagtgaaaaaaactaaaaaagacTGTGTTATTTGGTATCTTGGAAATGCATGTACAACATATGAAAgcgaattaattaattaattaataagatGATGAATAAATGGttgaaattataaaatataGCTTTCTAAGCAAGTACCAACGTAATAAATAAAACAGGAGCCCCGTATACTGGGTTAAGGATTTCCTCAGCAAGATAAAGATTATAAAAAATCCAAAGCTgatgtaacaaaaaaaatggaTATGCTATTAAAAGTCAATATTTCGAACTGAGGTACCTgttttcttcatcagggttttacaAGTAATGACTGCGGTACAATGTGAATAGTGATATGTTATGTAATGCGATACAATACCTAAGATAAAGAATTTAATTAACGTAAGCGGTACAATAATTacccccgcagggttttggccccTCTGGGACAACACCCGAGGAGGCAGCATAGAAGCCCCAGATTAAAAAGGGAAATTGcgcaaattaatatgtaaattggtagatattgtatAGGGAaaagcaatctcgatttgctcaaccgagcgCGCTAGGTGATATTGGGATTATTTACCGTGTtcgcgaggtgttctgggtaTCTTGAGTCACGGGGCAGAAAGTCACGTCTATCGAAgattgaaggtgagtaattttcgaatattttacagcgattccttttattttgaaaatcaaagattactGTATCTGATAGAAAATATATTGCCTGGTGTTGTTCCTCAACAATAGTTTCCCTATTTATTAGTCCACGCCAATCGTAACGATATACCGGCATGCGGCGggagctgatttttgttttatgaACCTGATCGTGATTTTGCTTGACAAACTTCCAACTGCGAATCGATTTGTGCTTACTGTAGTGAAAGTGTTCTCATGAAATGGTGAGTAAAAACTCGCTTCCCGTCAGTTGTTTAATTCAGAGTGTAATTCGCGGTTTATTTGTAGGTTTTTACGGCGTCTTCTTGTCGCTTGTTATACCCGATGGGAACAAACAATttcaagtgctgtgaaaattggGTGTGTCAATAAATCGACTGTTGTGTTCAAGATAGCTTCGAGGGTGTACTTATTCCCCGAACATTAGTTTTTGTAAAAaccatttgaatttttattacCTGTGCTTTTTGGTGGGACTTGTAGTTGCCTCCGTGGTGAAAAATTGTGTGAAAACTAACTAAACTTGATTCATCGATCATCGATCCAAGCTGAAATACCGCTTCGCATTGCGTGATGACTCAGGAAGGAATACTTTACGAACGATTGGAAAAACTGGAAAGGTCTCGCAGAGGACATTTGTCGACAATAACAAGATTGTGCAATGAAATGGACGAAAATCTGAACGACTTCAGCAATGTTGTGAAGGTACGAGCTGAACAATCCCAACTAAATAAGGCGTGGAACAGTACTGTGTTTGTTGTGATAAATACGCTGATTTGCTTGATGATTCGTGTGAGAAATACCAAAGAGTTTTGAGCGACCGTGCCGTTCAATACTCAAGAATACAAGCTTACAATAGTAAAATTGAACAGTTTCCCATTAGTGCTGCTTCCTTTTACAAAGTTCAGGTGTCTGAAGATGTGAAGGTATCAAAGGAAATCTTCCCAACCAATTCCGTTCATTCCTTTTCAAGTCAGCATAGGCGTACGAGCCGGGCAAAAATTCGGGCAATAAAGAAACGGTAAAAgatggaattaaaaaaatatataaataaggcaaaaatataaaaaaaagcacttgaaagtataaaaatattacttctGTAAGTTAAAAGATATTAAAGTCCTTGTTTTGAAACAGAGAGCTTAAGCACCAGACGTTCTTGAGGTCACGAACGCCTACCGGAAGTCATTAGAGCAACTATGTACATATTGCGCATGTCATGACGTTCGCGTGGTCACGTCGCAGACGTCAGAAAGCCACTTTTCAGGTTGAAGGTAGAACGCCACAGAAATATGCTGTTATTTTGTTTATAGGAGATAAATTATTGACTCAAAACCATAAAAAGCTCTTCTGCTTTTCATTAGGTGTTTAAGAGAACGTTTTCGTAGCGCGTAAACTAGTTTTTGCTTAACCGATAGATTAAACAGGATTCGGCAATGGCAGACAATCTTCCCGCCAACTCTGGGTGGGTAATGTTATTTGATTTCATGTCCATTTAAATCATCAAATGCAGaactaagattttttttaaccgGGATTAAGCTTATCTTACGATACTTTAAGCGATAATTTAGAATTAAGACACTTAAGCGACATGTAGATAAataacaaatagcaaaatgagATAGATGATTGTCTTTTTGCATCGGTTGTATTTTGTAACTGCACATTGTATATCGTATGCATGCCTTCTAGGTTTTTAGCAACCGACTACAAACATACGGATAACAAATCTCGCTGTGGTTGACGAATTTAGAAAAAGAGAAATGGTCCTCTAGGCATCCAGATCATGCACTGAAAACTTCATGCTCGCTCGTTTGTTCGCATTGTTTACACAACTATAAAGTGGTAAATTTCAAGTCGCCTAATATATATAAAAGACGAATTATTCATTCTGTCAAGAGAGTGGGGTGAAGAAACAGAACTTATTCCCATACAGAACACTAGTCTTTTTCGAATTTAAAGTATTTTTGAGCGTCGCCGATTGAAAATTAACTAAAAATTGTTCTTATTATTTATAAAAGTgcataaatatttattttttattttgtctttcgcTGTTTTGggtttttaaaataactttgcaTTGGTTTTGATTCCTCTACGTACCAGAATAAAACCAAGGCAGTGGACTGCAGCACATGATGTACTGTTATGCAGAGAAATGTTGGCAATTAACTCCTTCAAAGCTAAACGGAAAACAATACAGAGAACAAAAAGTGGGAAACAATTCTTCATCACCTTGAACAATTTGAAGAACCCTCCTTTAAAGTTTCAGTGCGATCTATCCAAGACAGATACACCCTTTTAGCCAAAAAATTCAGAAAACGAATGACAAGTGAGCAAAAAGCAAGTGGAATTAGCCCGGAAATGTCCGAGCTAGATGTTCTTATGAAGGAACTTACTGGGCTGGAAGATCTGTCTGAAGAAGAGAAGGCAAataaaagtgaagaaaaaaacaggaaaactgAACAAGATCGAGTCAAAGCTCTAGATATGAGAAAGAAGGCCATGGAGAAACTTTCAGAAACAACAAGCAGAAAGCTCCAGGAGGAAAATCAGCCAAAGGAAAAGGCAAGGCGCTCCCCTAGTGATACCATAGAATAtcttaaagaaagaaattaaatgaGGCTGAATTTGCCTTACGACGAGAGCAGCTTGAACTGAAAAGGAAAGAGCAGGATGAAAAGAGTAAGAAGGAGGAAGAAGCAGCTAAGAGACAAGAGGACTTAATGAAGATGATGGTGCAGCAGAACCAGATTATGCTGCAAGTGATTAGCAAGCTTCTTTATATGTATATGTTGTGTTTGTCATTTGACAAAGCAGGAATTGTGCTTCAGaaaatgtcagcttttatcCTTGATTCTTTATTGCTGTACATGTTTGCTTTTAGGTACTGAACTTGTTGATAATTGAAGGGTTATTATAATTCCTTGTCTATTATAAAACAGTTATGACTCTGTGACAGTTTTCCTTAACAGAGGTCAAACATGTTAGGATAAACCTTATCTTATTAAAGGCATCATTCAGGTTTAAGAGAAATATTCATGTACTGTGGGGGTATCAGCCCCCCAAAACTCTCAGTGATGTCCATATAGAatggaatgttttttttaatactttTGATAGCAAAACATGTtgtatttgacaaaaaaatacaCATTTATGGAAAAGAATTTGTTCACTGCTGGGGGtcccagacttagtattttggaatgttttcatttttttattctaAGACATGTGTTTCggttgaaagaaaaataagcaCTTGTTCATGAAAAATACTCATGTACTGTTGGGGGCTCCAGACCAAAATAGTCGCATGTTTGGTTTCCATACATGCATGTTATGGCATTTCTCATTAAAGCACACACTATGTACATTTTACCGACTGTACTCAGACTTATCTTCAAATTGCTTTTAAAATCCAGAGCCTGAAAAGATTTGATTACATCTCCAAAGATCCATTCAACTGAGGTTCGCACTCGGCTCATGGACAAATTAAAAGCTTCCATTCCTGGGGTTAATCTTGCATCCCTAAATACTCTGAACTCCGATTTGCACTCGGCTTCTTCCATGTTTTCTGAATCAAAGCGATCGTAAACATCATAGGAAAAATCGGGATTTTTGGAATTGTTTTCTTCGAGGAGTAGTAAAAGCTCTTTGTCCGTAATTAGGCTTTGGCTATGGCTTattaaggtcatatctcttcaagttcaagttcaagttcaagtttattgtagaatttcattatataatacatttttcaatctgcactgctcgcaggtagcaatagctagtcgaggcgagcagtgattagatgtatatacaagagagaacaagtagagaaagctacgttAATCAATTGTGTTTACAAACGAACAGGTAtacgaatacctagtgtacagagtatacagtcaactaaaataagaaaatttcatctaaaagcaaaccaatacaaagtgtaaatatgaaaagccaaagtactaatatattttgttattaagacagataaatcaatatagtcattttcttctgaaagtctttggagtaggatattgtggattttaattttaaagttgtttttggatagatggcgaatttcacaaggtaacttattccaaatttttacaccatttcttgaaaaggatttaatttgtttatcaagtcttgagggtttaacaaagtagtcacctcttgaagatgaccttgttttatatgaatgaatgcttgctttagaaataaataaattagcaatgttaggaggcgatagattgttagatatgtcatgcattagaacagcaactgacttaaaatacagaaaatcaagaggaagaaaacgagaagaaagaaagtagggtacagcgtgagatttgtaatctccaaagtacatcaggcggagggcacgtttttgaagaagaaggattttgtttctatgagtctTGGCGGCTCGGCCCCACGCGACTATGCCATACAATAGATAAGGCTCTTAGATAAGCATCTTTTAGCGAAGACATGTCAACACGGGGAGAAGTCCGTGTCACAAAAAGCGTCGACTGCTTAACCTTCCTATTTAATTTCGTGCCAAGAACGAAGGCCCCGATCCAGTCTTACGCGGCTTCTCTGCCGTTCGTGTTGTCAAGAACGTCtggtgcttaagctctctaataagTCCTTGCGGTTGATCTTAAAACATTTGAATTGCTCGGCTGCTGATCTGTTGATCGCTGGCATTTGCTCCAGTTCGCTCCAAactttcgcgccatttttaagGCGGCGCGAGAGatcaaagatgaaagaaagttttagTTCGAAGTTTCTTCGTGGTCTGTATCATCGACTCTTTGGGCGACGCCGGCATTCGAAACTTTTTCAGATCAAAGGGACTTTTAAGCTGAGTTCAAGCGGCCTTCGAGGCTTCAGGTaaataatttgcataaaatttatGTGAGGTTCTAAAATCTCTTTGCTTCGAATACGTACAGTTTTATGACTTTTAAGGATTGTAAACGAATTTTTTTCTCGTACATTTTGAGGGAGAAAAAACGGATTTCAACAATCAAGCATTCGGGCACTGTGTAATTTTTTCGGGCAAAAAGGACACcggccctcccccccccccccccccctggtcGGATCTTGCCCGTACGCCTATGCAAGTCAAACATGAAAATTAAGTATATCAAATTCTTAAGCTCAAAGGGCTAAGATCCAAGCAGTAAAAGCAGCATTAATCCATCAGCAAGCTGATGAAAGTAGTAGAAGGGCAGTTGAACTTGAGGTGAAAAGGGTTGAGATGGAGATAAAGCGCACTGAAATGGAATTACAGCATGGATTAGAATTAACCAAATTAGAGGTCACTGCTGCAAAGAATAAGCGGAATTAGCCAAGTTAGAAGCATTTCTAGCAGAACAGGAGGTCTCTGATTTACCCAGTTGCGAGAAAGGTGCTAAGTGGCCCCACAAGCATGACATGAACTTTAAGGGCATCGAAATCCAACCCCCGGAAGTGCCAAGTGTTACTTTACCATCCGTGACTACTACTAGTAGCAATCTTGATATGGGTCCAAGGGGAAACCCTCCTTTGACATGTACGCCTGGTACAGAGAATCCCCTGACAACAAGCTCTACTCCTCCCATTGCCAAAATCCGCTTCAGAGTCCCACATGTGACATCCAAGGAGTTAACTGAGCCAGCTGTAAAAGTACAGTCAGAAAAGGTTCCAAGTCCTAATATACCTAAGCTGCAACAGTTGACCCCTCTCGCTCTGTCAACCACAACCCTCGATCCTGTACCCCAGCCAGCCACTTACACTCGCCCAGCCCCTTCAAGTGTCATGGGATCTGTGAGCAATGAAAGCCTTCTCGCTATTATGTCCTCAATGGAGAGGATGAGTGTATCACATGACCTCCTACCTGTGCAAGTTCAGAAATTTGATGGTTCCCGTGAGCGGTATGCAGCCTTTCGACAAAGATTTAAACAACTAGTGGAAACAAGACCACCTGATGATTCAGTTAAAATGACTCGTCCGTTACCGTTTCTAGAGGGACCAGCCCTACTTGCAGTGCAAAGATATAAGCCAATGTCAGGTGGTCTGTCAAAGGCTCTTAAAACGTTAGAGGATCGATTTGGGTAGCCATTCCAAGTAGTGAGGGCATGTATTGAATCCCTTACCAAGGGGCCTGCTATACAAGCCAGTGACAAGGACAGTTTACAACGCTATGCTGATACAGCCCAAGTTACCTACGATACCTTAGAGTCCATGGGATACCTGAAAGTCATTACACGGCTACCCAGGTGGATGCAGGCCAAATTTGCTGAGCATCTGAAGAGCCTTGAGCATAAAGGACAACTGATGCCAAGTTTCAGGGATGTTGTGGATTTCCTCAAGGAAAGAGCTTTTGTCTTGAACCATCCCTTCTTTAGTGTTGGATTGAACGAAGCTGCGCCTACCAGAGTCAAGCCTTCGAAGAGTAAGTCAGTGACCACAAAGGCATCCACTTATGTGACCATGACAGCAAAGCAGGAATCCTGCGTAAGGTGCCATGCGCCCCATCGGCTGTACCGCTGTGAGGCGTTTAGAGCCAAGACCCCTCGAGAGAGAGCTGAGTTTGTGAAGAAAGGAAAGATTTGCCTTAACTGCATTAACTCGACAGAACATACCGCTAGGAATTGCGGATCTCGTAATCGATGCCGGGTGCAGGGCTGCGGCAAGACCCATCACACGTTACTGCATTTTACTGACACTCGTGGAAGTGCAAATCAACGAGCTCTCTCTTAGCATCGAGAGGTTGTCAACCAGAACTTGGTGCCAGACCAAGGCACCACGTCAACTTGCTCCACGTCAGCGTCAGTTGGCCCTTGTGAGGTGTTGCTGCAAGTCATCCCATTCAAGGTGATGAGCAGTGCTGGCTGACAAATTTCAACTTATGGTCTAATAGACTAGGGCTCCGACATCACGATGATTGACCCGTCCCTTGTGGAGTTATTAAACATAAAGGGATCGCCCAGTAAACTTTCACTGACGACAGTGCACAGTGTTGATACTGAAGAAGTAGGAATGGAAGTAGATTTCAAGATTGGTTCGGTTGATAGCCGGAGTGAAAACGTGATTGACATGAAATTAGCTTGGGCAGTCAAGGACTTAACAATTCCTCTAAAGCATAACAGAGTGATAAGGTCAGTGGCGCAATGGCTACATTTACACCGTGTTTTCCGGATGTGGAGAGAAAGAAGATTTCTGTGTTGATTGAACCACTTGAGGTTCGAAGAGGCAAACGTAATGAGCCAGTTGCTATTAAGTCGTGTATTGGATGGAGCATTCTTGGTGGTTCGCCAATTGTGCAAGCCTCTGGTTGTGTTCAAATTAATCTTATCAGTGGACAAGATGTTTCTTTAAATGACAAGTTGGAAGAGTTTTGGAAGGTTGAGTCGCATGGCACTGCCAAGAATGTAACTAAGCCCATGTCGGTAGAAGACCAACGAGCACTAAAGCAGATCAATGACTCAGTCTGCAAACGAGACGGCCATTACCAGATGGATCTCTTGTGGAAGGATGATAACCCTGTGCTACCCTACAACCGAGTACTCGCTGAAACAAGATTGCAGCATTTACAGAAACGCTTCGGTCGTGATCAAGAACTGGAACTGAAGTACAGAGCTGTGATTGAAGACTGCGTAGCCAAGGGTTATGCAAGGAAGCTCACCCAGGATGAAGTAGGCACCATCAGCGACACCACTTGGTACCTTCCCCACCACCCAGTAACGAATCCAAACAAGCCTGGCAAAGTGAGAGTGGTATTTGACGCAGCCGCAAGATTTGGTGGTACTTCTTTGAATGAGCAACTTGTGCGAGGGCCCACTCTGACAAAAGACTTAACAGGCGTGTTAGTCCGGTTTCGAGAAGACGAGATTGCCTTTTCTGCCGACACCGAGAGTATGTTTTACCAGACTTATGTGACGCCACGTGACACGGACTCCCTGAGATTCTTGTGGTGGCCTGGAAGCCAGTTCATAGAAACTTttatgttgatgatgtgttaaAATCGGTTCCGACGCCTGAACAAGCCATTCACCTTGCATCAGACTTAGTCAAGTTATTGAAGGAAGGTGGCTTTCGTCTCACAAAGTTTGCGAGTAACAGTCGTGAAGTGTTACAATCAATTCAGTCCGAGTTGAGAGCAAGTCCCAATCTGGACCTAGATCTGGATCAGCTACCAACGGAACGAGCATTGGGTGTGTACTGGGATGCGCAATCCGATACTTTCAAGTTCAAAACCATAGCAACGTGTAAGCCGTCTACCAAGCGGGGAGTACTTTCAACGGTGAGCTCTCTGTTTGATCCATTGGGGTTCCTCTCTCCCTTCGTGTTCTCAGCCAAGATCCTGTTGCAAGAACTCTGGAGAAAGAAGCTCCCATGGGACCAAGAAATCCCAGAACCGTACCTTACGCAGTGGCGAAGGTGGTTTGAGCAGTTACCGCACGTCATCACAATCGAGATTCTAAGGTGTTACAAGACTCAGGACTCAGACTCTTGGCACACGGGTGACGGTTCAGCTACACACCTTTGCTGATGCACCCCAGCATGACTATGCCGCTGTGTCCTACTTAAGATTTGTTGATGAGCGTCAAGTGACCCACTGTTCCTTTGTTATGGGGAAAACCCGAAATGCACCCATAAGGGAGTGGACAATCCCTCGGCTTGAGCTACAGGCCGCAGTGTTTGCAGCACGTATGAGCCAGACAATCCTGAAAGAACTTGACTTCCAAGTCCATGAAACGCACTTCTGGTCTGACTCCATGACATCCTTACAATACATCAAGAATGAAACGCGTCGATTTCAAACCTTTGTTTGTAAGCGTAACGCGCCTGCTATGCAGCAAGTGATGGCAGATCTTCCAGCAGAGAGATTGGTACCCTATCAGCCACCATTTACGTACACGGGTTTAGAGTTTTTTGGACCCTTCCATGTGAAACTCGGGCGAAGCCTTGTGAAGGTGTATGGCTGTATTTTCGTCTGTTTCAATAGCATAGCGATCCATATTGAGGATGTTGGCTCGTTGGAAACGGACGCGTTTATTCAAGCATTACGCCGATTCATTTCAGTGCGTGagagtcctaagaaaatatggtcgGACAATGGGACGAATTTTACGGGTGCTGAGAGGGAACTTAGTCGTTCAATTCAAGATTCGGATGATGGTACAGGTGCGCTGTTCCCGAGTGGCATTTTCAACCTCCGACAGCAAGCCACATGTCGGGCGTCTGGGAGAGGCTCATTAGAAGCGTGAGGAAGGCTATGAAAGGTGTTCTTGGTGACCGAGGTGCTTTTTCTGGGCGGGAAACCTTGCGTACTGTCTTCGCTGAAGTTATGTCTATTTTAAACAGCCGTCCTATGTGTCCCGCCAGCGATGATCCCAGCGATATGGAGGCTCTCACCCCCAATCATCTCCTTTTACAGCGACGAAACCTGGTCGTACCTCCCGGTGTCTTCACCAAGGAAGAGTTGTACACGCGCAAACAGTGGAGACACGCGCAGTTTCTCGCTGATTGTTTTTGGTCTCGATGGCTTCGGGAGTATGTGCCTACTTTGCAGCATCGCCATAAGTGGCTCCTGAAGAAGAGGAATCTAGCTGTTAACGACCTCGTTCTTATTGTGGATAACAGTGTACCACGATGCTGTTGGGTCGTGTAACCAGGGTGTTTCCTGGCCAAGACGCATTTGTACGAACAGCATAAGTCAAGACGAAGAACTCATTGCTAGTTCCTCCTTTAAGAAGCACCGTTAACTAATGATAAATAAGAACTCTGAAACTAAGAAATCGAGAAACTTTAATGTAGAGAATGTTTAGCTTTCCGTTTTGTTCAGCCCCGCCCCCCAGGGTGTTGAGGCTATTCCTCAACAATAGTCTCCCTATTTATTAGTCCATGCCAATCCTAACGGTATACCAGCATGCAGCGggagctgatttttgttttgtgaacctGATCGTGATTTTTGCTTGACAAACTTCCAACTGCAAGTTGATTTGTGCTTACTGTAGTGACGGTGTTCTCATCAAATGGTGAGTAAAAACTCGCTTTCCGTcagttgtttatttcagagtGTAATTCGCAGTTTATTTGTAGGTTTTTACGGTGTCTTCTTGTTGCTTGTTATACCAGATGAGAACAAACAATttcaagtgctgtgaaaattggGTGTGTCAGTAAATCGACTGTTGTGTTCAAGATAGCTTCGAGCGTGTACTTATTCCCCGAACACCTGAGTCAGAAATCAATTTTCCAGGCACAAACCATAAACAGGGGTGACGATTTGTCAGGCAGAAATTAAATCAGACTGAATATGGGCGACAGACTCGACCACAAACTGCTAGACGCAGcctcagaaagcaaaagcacaGTCTCAATATCACGATTTTTAAACAATCTTCAATCATTTTTAAACGGTTAATCACagataataatataataataataataataataataataataataataataataatcagcgaTGCGAATATAATAAGCGAATTTTTGTCCTATGTTATGATATTTCAAGGTACCGTGGAAAGAACCGCATGGATGAAAGAGATCACGACGGACGATGACGTcgaaatgttgccttctagTTACtgaatgttcctgttcctgttttactttcatattttcaaggcattttccaaaattatgtaatttgcttttcaattgatactttgatggaaattaaaaataaagctgTTTGTTGCTGTCTATCCTTTCCTCGcattttccattttcat is a window of Montipora capricornis isolate CH-2021 chromosome 13, ASM3666992v2, whole genome shotgun sequence DNA encoding:
- the LOC138029599 gene encoding uncharacterized protein, whose protein sequence is MATFTPCFPDVERKKISVLIEPLEVRRGKRNEPVAIKSCIGWSILGGSPIVQASGCVQINLISGQDVSLNDKLEEFWKVESHGTAKNVTKPMSVEDQRALKQINDSVCKRDGHYQMDLLWKDDNPVLPYNRVLAETRLQHLQKRFGRDQELELKYRAVIEDCVAKGYARKLTQDEVGTISDTTWYLPHHPVTNPNKPGKVRVVFDAAARFGGTSLNEQLVRGPTLTKDLTGVLVRFREDEIAFSADTENLVKLLKEGGFRLTKFASNSREVLQSIQSELRASPNLDLDLDQLPTERALGVYWDAQSDTFKFKTIATCKPSTKRGVLSTVSSLFDPLGFLSPFVFSAKILLQELWRKKLPWDQEIPEPYLTQWRRWFEQLPHVITIEILRCYKTQDSDSWHTGDGSATHLC